In Glycine soja cultivar W05 chromosome 10, ASM419377v2, whole genome shotgun sequence, the genomic stretch atcaattttttaaaaaatcaatgttaaaattcattaataacatcggttttgagaaaaatcgatgttgttggTAATAAAACACCATCAGTTCTTACCAACAATCGATGTCTGTTATaagaaaacaacatcaatttttaataaaaattgatatttttttattatcagcgACATTGATTTTTACCAAAAACAATGTTAATATAGACAGACAACATTAGTTTTtactaaaaactgatgttgtcttcatatattaacatcagttttggttAAAATCAATGTTGATATGgagatatataacttttttttataattattattatatagcaTTGGTtgtttaaataaccgatgttgtaattttatattaatatcagTTTTTGGAAAATCGACGATAATGATAATACTTTCAACGTTgatacatttaacatcggttaataactgatgttgaaatCCTATTTTGTAGACTCTGAATAGTAAACACTAACccccttgataaaaaaaaaaaaagaaaaaagaaaagaagtgaacACTAACCCGTACTATGCTTTGAGTGTTGTGAGGGTGATGGAAAATGGGTATATATACGGGGGGAAATATgtaattagtaaaaaataacatgaagaatatataataagtaaaaaatctGTGTGTAAAAAAAAAGCAGGTCtaacttataatataattgttttgattttattagaccggttatttaatttcattcttACTCGGGATTAGTTAGACCacttattttaaatagttaagGAAATAAGATTGATCTATTTTTCAGAGCGAGCTCATGATACATTTGAGACAATTATGTTTCtcgttttctttattttattgatagagtaaagttttcaaaaatagaatttattctattttaaaaaaagttaaaatttgtcACCTGTTTTGAaggacatttttcttttcttttctatgcaTTGATTAATTCTGCCACCTAAGTTAACTTTAGATTGAAAATATTTAGACTCcaattagttttctttttcttgattcaATAATGATATATCACATCAATTTGATACTAGCTAAGGTTTGAGCGTTACTCGCCTTACGTGGATGTTACTATATGATATcgcatcaattaaaaaaaaatatatttttttaattttgcctGTATTATtgcttaaaattcaaataagaatattttctaGTTAGGCTCCCACACATGATATATCTTCTGTATGTATTTGGCCCGTGTCGGGAATATGATATTGCTAAATCCGCCCATGTgtcattctaatttttttattacatataagTTCAATTAATTGATTccattttacttatttattttctatacattattattattattattattataaaacacAGTATATCTAGATAAAGTTAATGTCACCCGTCAGTCATACATAAACTTTTCCCCAAATGTATAGTCGCGAAGAAGTTgtgtaataaattaattaaattcgaTTCTATATTAATGAATCTTGTTTCTAATACATCTAAAATAaggtattttttaattcattattacAACCTGTATAGTCTCCACAAGAATAagcgtttttttcttttttattttttaatccaaaCAAGCGGCCAACTTAAGTTTTGCGTCaaattaagcaagaaattatttttattcagtcAAGAAAGCAAAGCGTGGGAGAGATCTAAATGCCAACAATATTTTGTAGGTGAATCGGACAAAACAAACTAAGGATTTATGCGACTATTTCGTTAAGTTGTTAACATAATTAcgctataaattataaaatataaataaaattttgggtTTTGAACTATTCAAGTGAAAGTGGTCCACGAAGTTTTCGTTAAGATAAGTTGCTTTTGCTTCAATCGATAGTGTATTGACTAAAGCACATAAAACAAAGTTTATCAAAGAAAATAGACACCGAGAATTAAGTATTACTATTGAATAAAGGACACCCACATGCAGAAGACTTAAAACTGTCAATGATAGATACATGCATGGAATTAATTCTATAATGCCAACCCAAGTGCATACACATCAATGCAAATAAAGAATTcagtagctttttttttttttttatgttccctttatTCAGAAGCTAccttaattttacttatataataCTCCAAAATGGATATTCTTTCCTTCATATATTAAGAGATTTTTTGAAAATCAATAACCAATGTTTTGCAAAACGCTTGCATAAATCTTTTTCAGACTTAGCTATGTCCATCCTTCTTGAGTTTGAAATCgctaagtaattaaaaataatgaaatttcaccaaaaaaaatataaaaacaaaagatacACGGTTTTGTTTGGAAATTTTGctagaataatttaaaataagattattattaACTCTTGGATAAACAAAAggtttatgtatatataataaaatgaaagataCTAGACAGTCTTGTTTTTAAGTTTTGCcagattaatttaaaatgacatTATCATTAACTCTTGGATAAACGAATGCACCCCTAAAAAAAGGATAAACAAATGCTTCTGCCACTTTGGTTTATCTAATAAACGCTCTTAAAtctttacaaattctgaccGAATTTTgtgaaactttaatttatttattgtgtaACATTATCTCAACAGAATCAACTTCGATTCTAAATAAaggttaaatataaaatttacgaTAGTTAATTTAGTTGCACCTCTTTTTAAATAGCCCCCGTGTGCATCTAGTTGTAGATATATAGTTGCACCTTATCGATCCCATATAATTTCAgactttttcaaaaatatctCATTGTACTTTTTGTGCTACTTATAACTCCTTATATATAGCGGAGATTTCCCTTAATTTTAGCAGCACTTTTAGACTTTTTAGCAAAGCTATAGCCATGGTTCTAGCTCTTAAGAAGATTAAGTGACACAAAAAGAGTACAAGGAGCACTTTGAAAAGGTAAGAAATTAACCACAATACTTTAAAAgcgcataaaataaataataaatatgactgCACAACCACTTCGTTCACCActtgtttcttaattttattaactCATGGGGAAACAAATGTTCTTATTACTTTGATTTATCTAATAGTCACTCTTgaaattttatagaattttgTGAAACTGTTTTTATTGTGTAGCATATTATTCTAATAGAATTAACTCCTAAagaaagattaaataaaaaattaagataaattatactttattcCTTTCACCCTTGTACTTTCACACCTAACCTCGTATATGCTATAGCGGTggtttctctttaattttagCGACAGTATTTGACTTCTAATTCGCAAAGATTTTAACCATGATTATAACCTTTAAAGATGTTTAATTATACAAAAGTATAAAGATTTTAAGTGACACAACAAAGGTACAAAGATACTTTTTGAAAAGGTATGAAATTACATAAAGTGTAATTTACACTAAAAGTTAtgccaaaatataatattattagcaTCAATCGTAAAGCAATTGAAAAGTTGGATATATTGTAGAGCAGTAAATCTATAGAAgtgcataaaataaatgataaacaaCACCGCACAACTATTTCTTTCACTTTCGCCGCCTATAACATCTacaatttcatatttgattaaatatgtttttaatctcttttaataattttttatgatttaaatttgtaataattttttatcgtaGGAGAAACTAAAACAAGTATTTCACAAACTTGAGACactaaaagatataaaattttctgttaaaaaagtacaaattttaattttacggAATAAAAAGATTATCCTTAAATTTAAGACACTAAAAGCTTTTGATATTATAATCGTTTCAATCTAATTCTAAAGTCAAAACTCATATATGCAAGATGGCAGTAATTAAGACACATCAGTGTGCATAGTTTATGAGGGTGAAATccattaattacattaaaatagaTGCTTTTTGAGGAATTGAATTTGTGTCCTAGTAGATAACAGCTTGTATTCATCAAATGTATTTCATGATAAAATTATAGCAATTTGGTGATGgcaatacatttttaaaattcaaatgcaTAGAAGATCCATCAGTATAATTAATATCCGAACAGTAGCTTTCAACAAAATACCATAAAAGTGGTCCCAATTCGATCAAAGAAAATgaactaaaatatgttaaaatgcaaattaatttaattgttcaTTAATCAGTTCCATGAAACTTGCAGCATGTTATATGCACaactcaaatatttattatcctTCCCTTTACCATATAACCTCCATGATACACATTTAATGGCAATTCTCGattgtacaatatatatatatatatatatatatatatatatatatatatatatatatatattatactgaACTCCAAAAGAAAATACAGAGAcatgaaattaataataaagaatgCTATAAGGTAAAACAGTTAAGTCTAGTGACATAATGGAGTGGAAGAATGTACAAGAATCATCTCCTATTTTCTCTTGTGGAAAGGAAAAATAagcagaaaaaaaattcatattctgTTAACAAAATGTCAAGGGATGCTGCTGCTGCatacttttcttcttcacaTGCCATCTTTGGAAGGAAGATCATTGTATGTTTGAGTGAGTGTTAAGTTTCCTTCTCGCTCATTCGACTCGATAAGCATCAACACGACTTCGCGCATTGATGGCCTCTTGGTAGGAGAGACACTTGTGCAGAGTAAAGCAAGCTTCAAAACAGTGAGCATGTGATTCACAGTGGTTTGGTCTTCAAGATCAACGTGACTGTCTAGCATCTCTGGTGTCAATGTGTTGTTGTGCTCCCGGATACAGTTCCTCACCCATGTGACAAGATCACCTCCTTGCTCTAGTGGCTGAACTGGTGTTCTTCCAGTTAGCAATTCCAAGAGCACCACACCATAGCTGTAAATGTCACACTTTTCTGTGACCTTCATGGTATATGCATATTCTGCCATACAGGATAAAATGGTTCACCGTATTTGATAACTGATGAAGGTATTGAatcaattgaaaaacaaaaacagaaagggAGACACTAAGATGCACaatttgttataatataattgtatgCCAAATGACATGAATAAAATCCATGTGGTATAAGATtctttttaataacattttaacCATGAGGATTAATTTGGTGTCATCTTAGAAATGACGATGAAAAAATTCAAGGATGAGATTAATTTAGCAAGCTGATAAGGTCTCAGATAGTCTCTTAAAATCATCAAATCTAGAGTCAGAAGAAGCAATTTGAAAACTGCTTAATGTACAAAACTcacttttttcttcaataaggaaaaaaagtaaGCATTGTTTATGTGCATAGAGTGAAACCACAAATTCTAATAGGCTACAAGACACTACtcacaaataataatatgatcTACCTTGATAGAATAGGCTATCCTATCTTTGTCAAAAAAGGATataaagtgaagaagaaagattaTGGTACATAATACATTAACTAACTAGAGCAGAATAGGAGCTTACCAGGAGCAATATAGCCATAAGATCCAGCAACAGCAGACATTGATTTTGACTGAGGCATGTCAATCACTTTTGCCAAACCAAAATCACCAACATGGGCCTCAAAATTTTCATCCAGAAGAATGTTGTTAGATTTTATATCGCGGTGAATAATCTTGGGTTTGCAGTCATGATGCAAGTAGGCAAGACCCTCAGCAGCTCCAAGAGCAATCATGAACCGAATTGGCCACTCCAGATTACTTGCATTACCATGTAATAGTTCACCTAAGCTACCTCTTTCCATGTACTCATAAAGCAGGAGATTGGAACCCTGTTGATAGCAAAAGCCATACAATTTCACTATATTACGATGCCTTATCCTTCCCAGAGTAGTTATTTCAGCCCTGAAACTATTCTCAATGTTGTTCCCTTCCCTATTAGATGCTAACTTCTTAACTGCAATGGTCTTACCAGATTTCATCATGGCCTTATAAACAGTTCCACATGCTCCCTTACCAATAACATAGCTTTCATGAAATCCTTTTGTGGCTTCAACTAGATCATGGAAAGCGAAACCTTCCTTTGGAGGGAAATAGATATCTGAATCTGGGGAGGGAGGCTCAGTGCCTTCAAAGGAATCAATTGACTCCCGAGGACGTCtcataaaatgtaaaataactaaaatgaaaatgagtGAAACACCTCCAACAGAAGCTGCAATGATCATGACTACTTTAGCATGAGGAGAATCAAAACTTTTCCCACGAGTATCAGAGCGAGAAGCTGGATCACTGCAGTCGCCGAGAGGTGCACCACAGAGGCCATTGTTACCACCAATAAAGCTGCTTACAGCCATACTTCGGAAAATTTTTGTGGAAGGAATAGGACCAGAGAGGTTGTTGTATGAGAAATTGCACCCCAACAAGCTTGAAAGCTCTTCAAATGTGCTGGGAATTTCACCATCCAAATGGTTGTTATTGAGATAGAGATATTCAAGCATGTTGAGATTGCCAAGCTGAACCGGTATTCTTCCAGAAAGGTTATTGTAACTGAGATCCATTGCAATTTGCAAAGTTTCAAGAGAACCCAATTGGGGAGGTATTTCACCAAAGAAATAATTGCCATCCATCAACAACCAGTTCAAATGAGACAGATTGCCTAGTGCTGCAGGAATATATCCAGACAGCTTATTGTCTGAGAGCTTGAGAATTTCCAAATGCTCAAGTGTTCCAATCTCATCTGGCAAGGAACCAGAAAAGTTATTCTGGCTGAGATCAAGCCGCTGTAGCCTTTGACAAGAAAAAATTTCCGGTGGGATTCTTCCAGTGAAAAGATTTGATGAAACATTGAAGGTCACCAATTGAGAGAGATTTCCAATTTCCTTAGGCAACTCCAATGTGAAGTAATTGTTGGCAATGTGAAGCCTTTGCAATTTGTTGCAGTTCCCAATATCAGAAGGGAGTGTACCACTGAACCTGTTCTCATTCAAATCAATGGCAGTCAAGTTCTCCAGCTTACACAATTCAGAAGGGAAGCTGCCAGTAAGCCTGTTTTCAAGTAACAACAACTGTGCCAATGATTTACAGTTTAGTATCCCTGCTGGTATATTTCCATAGAGCTTATTAGCTGCCAGATTCAACAATATCAAGCCAGAATTTCGGCATAGATGAGGCGGTATTCTTCCTGTCAATTTGTTGTCAGAAAAATCAACCACCCAAAGAGGACTATGAAGTCCTAGTCCCTGAGGAATAACACCACTTAGGGAGTTGTCAAAGAGCTGCAACTGATACATTTTAGGTAAATATTGGAAGCCAAATGGAATTGAACCTGTGAGATTATTTATTGACAGGTCCAGCTTTGACAGGTTCTTCAAGTTACTAAACTCATTTGGTATACCACCGGTTAGATGGTTCTCAAAGAGAAAGAGCAAACTTAGACCACGTATTTTGCCAAACTCTGAAGGGATATGACCTACTAAAGAGTTCTCTGAGAAATCAATGCATAAACATTTAGAAAGATTTCCAATTTCCTTTGGAATGGTTCCATTCAACTTGTTTCTGTAAAGATACAGACACCTCAATGATCTGAGGTTCCCAATTTCCTTAGGTATAGGTCCAACAAGATTATTCCCATACAGAGCAATGTTCTCAAGATTGGTACAATTCCCAATCTCTTTAGGAATAGGTCCTGAAAACTGGTTTCCCCATAAAACCAGTTCATTCAACTTAGCAAGCATCCCAATCTCCCTTGGTATCTCCCCTCCTATCTGATTTTGAGCAAGACCAAGACGTATTAAGCTTGTACATCCACCAATTTCCTTTGGCAAGTTACCGGTAATGTTATTTGCCCCAGCTCTGAAATTTTCAAGATTCTTAAGATTTCCAATGGATTTAGGTAAGGGTCCAACAAGAAAGTTGCTAAAGGCCACTAACTCAACCAATGAAGACAAGTTCCCAAGTTCATCTGGAAGCACACCAGAGAGTTTGTTGTTGAAAATATTCAAACTTTTCAAAGCAGACAGCTTACCCAATTCAGCAGGAATTGTCCCCTCAAACTGATTATTGTtcaaattaagatattccaaattCAAGCACTCACCAATCTCCTTGGGGATATTTCCACTCAGCTTATTGTAAGCAAGATTGAGATAAGTTAGATTGGTCAGACCCTCAATGCCAGCAGCATTTAGAGTTCCAGAAAGATTCATTGAACTCAAATTAAGAGATACAACCACagagttgttgttgttattattattattactattaatattatcatGAGTGCAGTTTACACCTACCCACCCACATGGGGTTTCATCAGTAGACCTCCAAttttccagaactttggatttATCATGAAGTCCTTTCTTGAGCTCTAGGAGGATTTTTCCCTCAGTGTTCAACCCCTCCGTGCTACAAACAAGTAAAGTCAATAGCAGTAAAATAACAGAATACCCTTTTGCCAAAGCTCTCTCCTCCTTGATATCCCCAGCCATCTTAATATTCAAAACCTGCACAAGCAAACCATCAATCAGTCAAATTCACAACTCGAACGTCGACAACCTCATACCAATCAAttgaatatttattgattactATGCAATAGATTGAATACTACTTGAAAATGACTATTCTACTCAGAAATGAAATAGTTCAGATGTTCTTGAAAATTATTGCTCCCGTCGGACCATTTGTAACTTTGTATAAGCCAGCAAAAAAATTGGTAAcctttatatataacaaaacctcaaaattCAAACTTGGACTAGACCCAATGAACTTAAAGTCATATTCCAAAATTCCAAACACGATTCCCAGAATCTTAATGAATCAGCTCAAAGACACACATGTATATTACACAGAAAGCCACAATTCAAAATGGTTAAAAACAATAACACAGaaagaaaaacacacacacacacacacacctttCATTCAGAGACCACCATCACTCATCAAAAAGAAGATAATAACAAAAGCAGCAGGTCCACAACTTGGGATCAGCAACTCCTTGTGaaagaaaattgagaagaaCCATGAAGAAGCTAACGAAACTTTAGCGAAAAACAGAATACACCCACGCTGCCTTTTGGCATGAAAAGTGGGGATCTTCGATCTGAAAGAGGAAACAGCCAAGATTTTGAGGAGAAAAATCCAAAGCCCTTTTTTTTCTCTGCAGGGGCTGAGAGAAAGAAGCAAGAGTGAAGGTTCAATGAATCAGAAAATGAATATCCATCACCCTGGGGTGGCACTGTTTGTggctttttcttattttgtgggGTTTGGCGTAAGGGAATGAAGGAAAGAATGAGTGTGAAGGATCAACCTTTTTTGGGGTGAAGTTTTAATGGCCGACAAAGCATGCTTCCACCTTTCACTTATAGGATCATTTTCATTGTCTCTCTCTAACTCCCAAAagggtctttctttctttgttgttCTTGCTTtgatgttgtgttgtttctttGTTGTTGATATTGTTAATGTTTGATGACATCCTTTTGTAGTGTGATACAGAAAGAGGGTAGAGAAAGAAAGTGTTTGTGGAATTTTTCTTTGGGGAAATTTTGGtagctttgttttgttttgtttttttttttttcttgttgtttgTGATTGTGATGGGTAGAGAAGTTGAAGTTCCCTTTCGTGGTTATAGTAGGTAGGCGCTGAAATTCTTGTAGGTATAGTTGTACTTGTACTCAATACTCCCCGTGCTTTTTCTACGCGTTACTCATTTGGCGAATCTTGTTCTGCCACGTGGATAGTCAGTAAATCTTCTGACTCCCCATATCTATTTAAGGTTGTTGTTCCAAGATTTATCTATCGTGTTCAGTCTAGattagtttgtttatttttgtttgttttttacgaTGGAAAAAGAAAGTTACAAGAATGAGAGTGAACTTctaaaattgagtgaaacaaaaTAAGGTTGTCATGTTATTGTTGGAATAGTTTTAAGATGGAATAAAATAAGATAGTAGAAAACAATAGTCGTCtgtttttaatagaaaaaaatgaaatgattatAACGGATTTCTAAAAGCTAatttaagaagaaaagaaaatctctTAAGTTatgtaaaacaaatatttttttcgatagatttcttttcttttttggaccAATTTTAATAGATTTCTAATCATCTTCGATTTAATATATTCTCtgtctcaaaataattattgttcttTAGGTAGTTTTACAAGGTCAACATAAAGTATagagataaaagagaatattaattttataaaattaaccttacattctcttgatttatttttagattttatagtTCATCATTAATGTATAAgggatataagtaaaaaaaaattaatgttacattaaaaaattaaaaaaataattattttgaaatatatttattttcttaaacgaAAATTATAATAggacaaataaaatatataaaagaatacaaTGAGATACATAAATTTGTGTGCATTTGAGGATTCATTTAATCTAAAGAATAAGTAGGTTGAgagtaattaaaatattgatttattttattgggACTTTTTGCCTTGCTACTTTGAATTGCAAGTTATATGAGTTGGGATTCACAAAATAACATGTCAATAAATGaccaattactttttttaaaattattattattactctaACTTTTGTTAACAAGTATCTTTAGAACCgtggttaaagaattaaaagaaaaaatatttattgtggagatcataaaaaaaataaaaaaattagacaacataattttacatattttaataaaaatgttttttttaaattaatttcttaattaatgtccTAAAAATACTGATTAATATTtgtcttattattttatacctttattttttatttaaatatttgtataattattaCTTGGTGTAGATAAGTATATATAGACATATTTGTCAataatatgtataaattttttgttgatgtaaAAAGTTACAGgtcaaacagttttttttttttgaactggaATTGACCAACAAGttatgcatataaatataaatgtcaAACATGAAATATttactaattatataaaatctaACGGTAAGAAAGGGCATGGATTGTCGCTAGGATTGATAATTTGATATTGTTGCTACTAGTACTAATCAACGAATGgtataaaaattgttaataattcCTGTCTTCTTGGTATTGAAATGCTATTGGCACTAGGATTGATAGGGAATTGTGTAATGAGAAATCAATGATAGGATGACAGACACTGTATCGATCTATAACAAAATGGCTATGATAACacaatatttttcatatctcataataattattgtaagaaaaaaaattattttattaatttttgtagtgtaacattaattatttttttattatattttttataatattaatggtatagactataaaaataaaaataaattaataataatgaagataattttataaagttattattttttttatttattattttttcttgattattataaaaaaatgtctgtTTACAATTTTAATGGGACGGAGGGAGTAGTAGATATCATGCTTATCTTGGAgaccaaatttataataataataatgataataaataacttaaatCAGAAGAAGGACGAAGGATAAAGGTTTCAAATAGCCATAATTTACTGctaatttcaagaaaaaaaacttttgaaaagaaatgaatttttaatgatgatatattaacataattttttattatcgtGTAATCATAAATGACGGCTAATTTTTAAAGTGTTTatcataaaagtaaaaaaaataaaattgttatacataataaattattattaaatgacagtatataattattttacatcatTACATAATCTATTACCTCGTATTATTAATCCTTGTCAACAATGTTAGAAATATCCGATGACTTATCCGGtttatatcattaatttttatttttatttgcggtaaaaaaaatcattaatatttatttaattttaaaaattctaaaatatatttactttttacttaAATCTTTTTATAATCTTGAAATTTTAGCACATATTTCaactcttaaaaatattttagaaattcatTTACaggtaaaatattttctgatcattttaatatttttaaaattcaattttattacctctaaattttttattttattttcatctttttaattttgatcctcAATGTAACATTTAATAGTGTTTATAAAGCATTATCTAAATCACTTTGAAGGATAAAGATCATATCTACCATACTTAAGCACAACTTTAAGCTTCCTAGACAACCTGGTTTCATCCCTTCATCAACTCCTAGCATCACCAAACTCTTCTTATCAGTGAAGGAGAAAGTAGAAGATAAGAAGATCGACTATGAACAATTTGGACATGTCTTCTGCATTTGAAGGCAGAGCAGAAGactggaagaaaacaaagattgGAGAAATTCTTGGTAATAAGCAGAATGAGGTAGATGAAAATGACATTATAATTAGATCCATTCTGCCACTACTTGACTATAGATTGGATTGTTTTGTTGTTCCTACTATTGAGCATTACACTCACAAACCATCCAAGGAGTTTAAAACATTGGATGATAATGCTATAATTGATTCAACCGGTCACATTAGTAACTATTACCTACTAATGTTAGTCAAAAGAGCTGATTCGTCGGTACTTCAGTTTTTAGGTAGTTCATGATAACTAGTCCCAgatgtttcttatttttaaaaaaatatggacGTCAGTTTAATTCctaatttgatatttatgtCATATATATTTATCAAGAACCATAATGTCCAATGTATATCAATTCAAATCTTAATTCACTCAAAAAAATTTAgtctttcttcttttaaagaaatattaaaatatatttagtctgttttctttctttctaaaatatttttcccaTGATCATTCACGgtgaaaagataaattaaaataccacTTCCTAGGCAAAGATTCATTGTCCAACACCTTGTTGAAATTTAAGGTTTGATTGATCATGATATACACGgtagaacaaatataaaatcacAACTAAAATTTGCATGACGTATATCCTTAatagttaattaatatatagaaGATTAGTCATTAAATAACAAAAGTCGAAAGTATAtactttaaaacaaaaaacattaaagcataaattttataataactaagaGGTGTGACTTAATAAGTAACCTAAGCCATATAGAGTATATATATAGACACTAAAAaggttgttcaatttttt encodes the following:
- the LOC114371140 gene encoding probable leucine-rich repeat receptor-like protein kinase At2g33170 — encoded protein: MAGDIKEERALAKGYSVILLLLTLLVCSTEGLNTEGKILLELKKGLHDKSKVLENWRSTDETPCGWVGVNCTHDNINSNNNNNNNNSVVVSLNLSSMNLSGTLNAAGIEGLTNLTYLNLAYNKLSGNIPKEIGECLNLEYLNLNNNQFEGTIPAELGKLSALKSLNIFNNKLSGVLPDELGNLSSLVELVAFSNFLVGPLPKSIGNLKNLENFRAGANNITGNLPKEIGGCTSLIRLGLAQNQIGGEIPREIGMLAKLNELVLWGNQFSGPIPKEIGNCTNLENIALYGNNLVGPIPKEIGNLRSLRCLYLYRNKLNGTIPKEIGNLSKCLCIDFSENSLVGHIPSEFGKIRGLSLLFLFENHLTGGIPNEFSNLKNLSKLDLSINNLTGSIPFGFQYLPKMYQLQLFDNSLSGVIPQGLGLHSPLWVVDFSDNKLTGRIPPHLCRNSGLILLNLAANKLYGNIPAGILNCKSLAQLLLLENRLTGSFPSELCKLENLTAIDLNENRFSGTLPSDIGNCNKLQRLHIANNYFTLELPKEIGNLSQLVTFNVSSNLFTGRIPPEIFSCQRLQRLDLSQNNFSGSLPDEIGTLEHLEILKLSDNKLSGYIPAALGNLSHLNWLLMDGNYFFGEIPPQLGSLETLQIAMDLSYNNLSGRIPVQLGNLNMLEYLYLNNNHLDGEIPSTFEELSSLLGCNFSYNNLSGPIPSTKIFRSMAVSSFIGGNNGLCGAPLGDCSDPASRSDTRGKSFDSPHAKVVMIIAASVGGVSLIFILVILHFMRRPRESIDSFEGTEPPSPDSDIYFPPKEGFAFHDLVEATKGFHESYVIGKGACGTVYKAMMKSGKTIAVKKLASNREGNNIENSFRAEITTLGRIRHRNIVKLYGFCYQQGSNLLLYEYMERGSLGELLHGNASNLEWPIRFMIALGAAEGLAYLHHDCKPKIIHRDIKSNNILLDENFEAHVGDFGLAKVIDMPQSKSMSAVAGSYGYIAPEYAYTMKVTEKCDIYSYGVVLLELLTGRTPVQPLEQGGDLVTWVRNCIREHNNTLTPEMLDSHVDLEDQTTVNHMLTVLKLALLCTSVSPTKRPSMREVVLMLIESNEREGNLTLTQTYNDLPSKDGM